The genomic region AATAGTACTTATCATACATTCTGAGCTTTTATTAAAATAGAACAGAGTTATGAGAGAACTCAacataacaaaatttatatacacAAAAGAGATTTCGTACCTTCAGATTGATAACAGCAACTCTATTGGTTGGTGTTGATAGCTGCTGACTGATGTAGGCCATAGATCTCAACATAGGCTCAAGTGTGATCCTTGTTAGCCTAAATTGCACCTCTGTCTCTCCCGAAGGGTTCTTTCCATAATCTTGCAACTACAGCACAtgtaaagaaaattacaaatagaAAGATAAGAACATTAATAGCAACATATTTTACAAACCCTTCTCAGCTATTATGGATGTGGAGCATAGAGATGAAGACAGTGAATTATTTCATTAGAATATTTAAGGTTTAATGGAGACTGCAAGAGTATCAAACAGGTCCTCAGGGATAGGACTGATCTATTCCAAACAACAGGATACATTCATTTCCACCTTTCAATTCATCATATTACACTATCTTTTCTTCTATTGGTAAGGTTCCAACCTAAGAACTAAGTCACCTATCCCAACTCCCACTATATTCAATATTAAACAGgaaaagggagaagaaaattgaagaatacAAGTAGCATAGATAGCTAAACAATTGATGGAATCTATTGAAAAGGGGTGCATACCTTTAAGTTAATGACAGCTACTCTACCAGCTGGTGTAGAATTCTTATTTTCTATCACCCAAGTCATGGACTTGAAACAAGTCAGAACCacctaaataaataattgacaTTTAAATTTAGCCATCATCAAAGTACATTCAAAAGTTCAACAATAATTCTGTAGATCTCAGATGATTCATACAGTGTTATCAGAAGTGGCACCATCGCGGTGAATAGACACAGGAGCCATGCTTGGCTGGTTCAAATCTGCACCAGGAACTCCTACATCATTAAGATTAAAGCGATGTGGCATTGCTTCTTGCCAAGGCCATAATGATGGGGCCATTTCAGGAAATGACATGGAGGTTTTCTTGTTATTGTCATCTTGACTATCGCCACTACCCTGAGAAATAAGAGGTGTAACTTTAGCAACATTTTTCTTCACAGAAGCAATCTTTTTCTCACCCTCCCTTAGAGCATTCATTGCTGCATTATAAGTCTCTATAGCAACTGACCCTTCTTCGGCATATTTAATGGCTTCCCGACATAAATTGTTGAAGCGCAAGGTGAGAGTCTCGATACCTTGTGGATCCGAATTTTGTTCATCTAACCCAACCCCTGCTTTGGCATTCCTTGTCCAACGCTTCAATATGTAGTGCGATGGAAGGGTAAGAACATTTGTTACAGTGAAGACAGTCAATATATGTCGACAAAGTATGCCAGAGTATTCAAACATCTGACAGCTGCAATTTGCTTTCATCTCAGAAACATCAACATTGACTATGTATGCCTTGTGATCATGCTCATATTTTGCAACCCTATACTTGCTAACTACCCCATCACCCTCAATATTATTTGCAGTGTACACAAAAGTTTCAACTAATTCCTCCTGAAACTTTGTAAAAACTTTTCTGGTATAGAGATTTGCTGCTTGCTGTTCCATTGGTGATGGTGTCTTCAATACTGGTGTGGTGCAAATTGTATCATAATCtgcttctatttctttttctaatgaATGTTCCAAAGCTCTTTCATATTGTTTAAAGAAAAGAGGGATGGTGGTCTGCTGATTCACATAACCATCAAAAAAGGAGCTAACACCTTGGTTTGAAGAAAGTGCAGCAAAGAAAGTTCCTCGAAAATATACTGGGGCCCACTGTTTGCGAGCGTTATACACTGCCTGAAGCCATTCATTCTTCCGCAGATCATATTTATCAAGGAGACTGCCCCATGACGACTCAAAATCATTAATTGTCTCAGAAAAGTTGATGCAG from Castanea sativa cultivar Marrone di Chiusa Pesio chromosome 11, ASM4071231v1 harbors:
- the LOC142617581 gene encoding protein FAR1-RELATED SEQUENCE 3-like; the encoded protein is MDVEGDNRENHVHGNSEHDNGEKQNLAGNSTEREVISQDDDDETATPQVGMEFESEDAGKTFYDAYARHVGFSTHVGPFSRNKPDGPIVTWEFACSREIFKRKNIESCNAMIRLERKDSNSWVVTKFVEDHNHSMVSPSKVHYLRPRRHFAGATKSVVDTLDATGDVYVSMDGNSVAFQPNHVVRSASPVEPNHPIRSGGPLNYIRPSSRKRTLGRDAQNLLNYFKKMQSEHPGFFYAIQLDDDNRMTNVFWADARSRAAYNYFGDAVIFDTMYRPNQYQVPFAPFTGVNHHGQMVLFGCALLLDESESSFTWLFKTWLSAMSDRPPVSITTDQDRAIQAAVLQVFPNTRHCICKWHILREGQERLAHIYLAHPSFYGELYSCINFSETINDFESSWGSLLDKYDLRKNEWLQAVYNARKQWAPVYFRGTFFAALSSNQGVSSFFDGYVNQQTTIPLFFKQYERALEHSLEKEIEADYDTICTTPVLKTPSPMEQQAANLYTRKVFTKFQEELVETFVYTANNIEGDGVVSKYRVAKYEHDHKAYIVNVDVSEMKANCSCQMFEYSGILCRHILTVFTVTNVLTLPSHYILKRWTRNAKAGVGLDEQNSDPQGIETLTLRFNNLCREAIKYAEEGSVAIETYNAAMNALREGEKKIASVKKNVAKVTPLISQGSGDSQDDNNKKTSMSFPEMAPSLWPWQEAMPHRFNLNDVGVPGADLNQPSMAPVSIHRDGATSDNTVVLTCFKSMTWVIENKNSTPAGRVAVINLKLQDYGKNPSGETEVQFRLTRITLEPMLRSMAYISQQLSTPTNRVAVINLKLQDTKTTSGETEVKFQVSRDTLGSMLRSMAYIREQL